The following are encoded together in the Pectobacterium wasabiae CFBP 3304 genome:
- a CDS encoding DotU family type VI secretion system protein, translating to MMQEQQKPNHDATQQDVSHQNTLVAAANPLINAITQIRHAVSHDDPARLRQQLIDQIRLFELNCQQSGLSYEVIVGARYCLCTALDEAAALTPWGSRGVWTSNSLLVTFHNETWGGEKFFQLLAKLSQSPRQHILLLELIYFCLLLGFEGRYRVLDNGRSQLETIKQRLLQMIKSVRGSYFTALSPHPTDQPVLRKRWRPMIPLWACAAVAGFAACLFYIGLNWRLGDYTSPVLASIYQTTLPKVQIRNPAPPPPATLNLKAFLKPEIDAGLVAVRDDADQSVVTLKGDGLFASASTDVHGRYGVVVQRIAEAMNNVRGKVLVIGYSDNVPIRSARFASNYELSLARAQSVQTLLQQQLTQPSRVKAEGRGENHPLVPNSSAENRARNRRVEITLLVAPDATQAELNGLARGE from the coding sequence ATGATGCAGGAACAACAGAAACCGAACCATGACGCCACACAGCAGGATGTCAGCCACCAGAATACACTGGTGGCTGCTGCCAACCCGCTGATTAACGCTATTACTCAGATTCGCCACGCCGTCTCTCATGACGATCCGGCGCGCCTACGCCAGCAACTGATCGACCAGATCCGTCTTTTCGAGCTGAACTGCCAGCAGTCTGGCCTGAGCTACGAAGTGATTGTCGGTGCCCGTTATTGTCTATGCACCGCGCTGGATGAAGCCGCTGCGCTGACGCCGTGGGGTAGCCGTGGTGTGTGGACCAGTAACAGCCTGCTAGTGACATTTCACAACGAAACCTGGGGGGGCGAGAAGTTCTTCCAACTGCTGGCGAAGCTATCACAGAGTCCGCGTCAGCACATTCTGCTGCTGGAGCTGATCTACTTCTGCCTGCTGCTGGGCTTTGAAGGGCGCTACCGCGTGTTGGATAACGGCCGTTCACAGTTGGAAACCATCAAACAGCGTCTGCTGCAGATGATCAAAAGCGTGCGCGGCAGTTACTTTACGGCGCTCTCTCCTCATCCGACCGATCAACCGGTGCTGCGTAAGCGGTGGCGTCCGATGATCCCGTTGTGGGCCTGTGCCGCCGTTGCCGGTTTTGCTGCCTGCTTGTTCTATATTGGCCTTAACTGGCGTCTCGGTGATTACACCTCGCCAGTGCTGGCCAGCATCTACCAGACGACGCTGCCGAAAGTGCAAATCCGCAATCCTGCGCCACCTCCGCCTGCTACGTTGAACCTGAAAGCCTTCCTGAAACCGGAGATCGATGCCGGTCTGGTCGCGGTGCGCGATGACGCTGACCAGAGCGTGGTAACGCTGAAAGGCGATGGGCTATTTGCTTCGGCATCAACCGACGTGCACGGACGCTACGGTGTCGTTGTTCAGCGCATTGCGGAAGCGATGAACAACGTGCGCGGTAAGGTGTTGGTGATTGGCTACAGCGATAACGTACCCATTCGCAGTGCCCGTTTCGCCTCCAACTATGAACTCTCGCTGGCGCGCGCGCAGTCAGTGCAAACTCTGCTGCAGCAGCAGTTGACGCAACCGTCACGCGTTAAAGCCGAAGGGCGCGGCGAAAACCATCCTCTGGTGCCAAATTCCAGCGCAGAGAATCGCGCCCGTAACCGCCGCGTAGAGATTACGTTGCTGGTCGCACCGGACGCGACGCAAGCGGAACTCAACGGCTTGGCGAGAGGGGAGTAA
- the tssK gene encoding type VI secretion system baseplate subunit TssK, with protein sequence MNRAEKVVWTEGMFLRPHHFQQSENYLHSTLRDWGQSQRAYTWGFFDLEFDEALLRQGKLALSAASGCLPDGTFFSFSQPQHGPAPLELPANVDRANVVLAIPARRNGREVVVFQETPDSLARYLAWETEVEDDNAQAIGAATIQFGKLRLRLMLEQDLTAEWTAMGVAQVIEKRSGNHLRLDTDYIPPMLALNGSRPLQSMLNDLHGLMQQRSQQLSQRAQGTGRFNSADMVDFMLLAMLNRQLGLHAHLQHLPLLHPETLYRYWLQLAAELCTWMPARTPEPLPLYNHDDLHGCFTRLTLLLRQGLSQVMEESAIQLPLTQRSHGLNVATVPESSMVREFGFVLAVKAGVPAEALKTHFPAQMKVAPVTKIRDLVQLQLPGLVLKAMPGAPPQIPWHAGYSYFELDKNSDLWKEMERSGAFALHLAGEFPGLDMEFWAIRSSSE encoded by the coding sequence ATGAACAGAGCCGAAAAGGTGGTTTGGACCGAGGGGATGTTTCTGCGTCCTCACCATTTCCAGCAGTCGGAAAATTATCTTCACAGCACACTGCGTGATTGGGGCCAGTCGCAACGCGCTTATACCTGGGGATTCTTCGATCTGGAGTTTGATGAAGCGCTGCTGCGCCAGGGAAAACTCGCGCTAAGTGCCGCCAGCGGTTGCCTGCCGGATGGAACATTTTTTTCCTTCAGCCAGCCGCAACATGGACCGGCACCGCTTGAACTGCCTGCCAATGTTGATCGTGCTAACGTGGTGCTGGCGATCCCAGCCCGCCGCAATGGTCGGGAAGTGGTGGTGTTTCAGGAGACGCCGGATTCTCTGGCGCGCTATCTCGCCTGGGAAACCGAAGTGGAAGATGACAACGCGCAGGCGATCGGCGCGGCTACGATACAGTTCGGTAAACTGCGTTTGCGTCTAATGTTGGAGCAAGATCTCACCGCAGAATGGACGGCAATGGGCGTAGCGCAGGTGATTGAGAAGCGCAGCGGTAACCACTTGCGTCTTGATACCGATTACATCCCACCGATGCTGGCGCTCAACGGCAGCCGACCACTGCAAAGCATGCTTAACGATCTGCATGGCCTGATGCAGCAGCGCAGCCAGCAACTAAGCCAGCGTGCGCAAGGTACTGGCCGCTTCAATAGTGCTGACATGGTTGATTTTATGCTACTGGCAATGCTGAATCGCCAGCTCGGCCTGCATGCGCATCTGCAACATTTGCCGCTGTTGCATCCTGAAACGCTCTACCGCTATTGGTTGCAACTGGCTGCTGAACTCTGTACCTGGATGCCAGCACGCACGCCTGAACCCTTGCCGCTTTACAACCACGATGACCTGCACGGCTGTTTTACCCGTTTAACGCTATTGCTGCGGCAGGGGTTGTCTCAGGTGATGGAAGAAAGTGCGATTCAGCTTCCACTCACCCAGCGCTCACATGGCCTCAACGTTGCCACAGTGCCGGAAAGCAGCATGGTACGCGAATTCGGCTTTGTGCTGGCGGTAAAAGCCGGTGTACCCGCCGAAGCCCTGAAAACTCACTTCCCGGCGCAAATGAAAGTCGCGCCTGTTACCAAAATCCGCGATCTGGTTCAACTGCAACTGCCCGGCCTAGTGTTGAAAGCTATGCCGGGTGCACCGCCGCAAATTCCATGGCATGCCGGTTACAGCTACTTCGAGTTGGATAAGAACAGCGATCTGTGGAAAGAGATGGAGCGCTCCGGCGCGTTTGCACTTCATCTAGCCGGTGAGTTTCCGGGCCTGGACATGGAATTCTGGGCCATTCGTAGTTCATCAGAATAA
- the tssJ gene encoding type VI secretion system lipoprotein TssJ has product MMTMRQLRRWLLPLLTLLLAACSSSSPTPVARYNLHFLAHPQINSGAPLKVRVMLLTSDAEFMSADFYSLQNQPADALGSTLLNNQQFFLMSGQLSKTLNAKSLPEARYIGIMAEYQALDGKVWRLALPFPDGESSAFWAFWKSNGGELNARMMADINGLRVVKQ; this is encoded by the coding sequence ATGATGACAATGAGGCAACTGCGCCGCTGGCTGTTACCGCTACTGACATTGTTACTGGCTGCGTGCAGCAGCAGTAGTCCCACACCGGTGGCGCGTTATAACCTGCACTTCCTGGCGCACCCGCAGATCAACAGCGGCGCACCGCTCAAGGTGCGAGTGATGTTATTGACCTCAGACGCGGAATTCATGTCCGCCGACTTCTACTCCCTGCAGAATCAGCCCGCGGATGCATTGGGTAGCACGTTGCTCAACAACCAACAGTTTTTCCTGATGTCAGGCCAACTGAGCAAAACGCTTAACGCCAAAAGTCTGCCAGAAGCACGCTACATCGGCATCATGGCGGAGTATCAGGCGCTGGACGGCAAAGTTTGGCGACTGGCGCTGCCGTTCCCAGATGGTGAGAGCAGCGCGTTTTGGGCGTTCTGGAAAAGTAACGGCGGTGAGTTGAACGCCCGCATGATGGCGGACATCAACGGCCTTCGCGTGGTTAAGCAGTAA
- a CDS encoding rhamnogalacturonan acetylesterase yields the protein MKYPTLFGALVLSIFVNAYAAGGNGNFSIVGDSNSQSSVSASQPSKQKAVTIHMLGDSTMTQYTDARRPQMGWGEAMPQFFNSNVTVKNWALGGRSSRSFFYEATRWPDILPQIKAGDYVIIQFGHNDQKTDASYAAYGTYAYCSDGTTDGEKCSGSPDAIDPTVDKSEHSYYQFLKRYITAVKAKGAYPILMTPIVRKYFAGTTIKPEGLHNVGVKNGEIYERGNYPAAMKKIAAKYNVPIVDLTTETKTIVEAYGDAAAKANLYIAADSTHPQILFANLIAKRAVEGMSRLGILKNYMVSVTSLIASPNPLTWGTRYTGVATTKEMTVSAFDLNPDVGTVTVQSPSKNFELSFDQTAWKSSLNIPYTNGSFTKTVYVRFKPSDAVDYNKVISFTLGSSTIGSLAVSGKGVPAGAGLDSYASWFSSGSSLAPTTDGILTATDATVRNLTTTATKVMAVDGQDTSVVRYVVDTWTTRDNTKYLQFMATPTGSLNANKISMHYATSGGSTVQADMEYSTDNIKWTRLNGNKPLSSAKDVMTFVEYDNLAIRVPSGKSLYIRIYPWNTSGTAGKSLALYGVKVTGKVSK from the coding sequence ATGAAGTATCCTACTTTATTTGGAGCGCTAGTTCTGAGTATTTTCGTTAATGCCTACGCAGCAGGCGGTAATGGGAATTTCTCGATAGTGGGTGATTCCAATTCGCAATCTAGCGTGAGTGCCAGTCAACCGAGCAAGCAAAAAGCCGTCACGATCCACATGCTTGGTGACTCAACAATGACACAATATACGGATGCCCGTAGACCGCAAATGGGATGGGGTGAGGCAATGCCCCAATTCTTCAATTCAAATGTCACCGTTAAAAACTGGGCGCTTGGCGGGCGTAGTTCGCGCAGTTTCTTTTACGAAGCCACTCGTTGGCCAGATATCTTGCCTCAAATTAAGGCAGGCGATTATGTCATTATACAGTTTGGGCACAATGACCAAAAAACGGATGCTAGCTATGCCGCATATGGTACTTATGCATATTGTAGCGATGGAACAACCGATGGTGAGAAGTGTTCAGGCTCGCCGGATGCGATTGATCCGACAGTAGATAAATCGGAGCACTCGTACTACCAATTCTTGAAAAGGTATATCACTGCGGTTAAAGCGAAAGGCGCATACCCTATTCTGATGACGCCGATTGTACGCAAATACTTTGCAGGCACGACGATCAAGCCAGAAGGCCTCCACAATGTGGGTGTCAAGAATGGTGAGATCTATGAACGTGGCAATTACCCGGCAGCGATGAAAAAGATTGCCGCCAAATACAATGTGCCGATCGTCGACCTCACGACGGAAACCAAAACTATCGTAGAGGCTTACGGTGATGCGGCCGCCAAGGCAAATTTATATATTGCGGCGGATAGTACACACCCACAAATTCTGTTCGCCAATTTGATTGCCAAGCGCGCCGTCGAGGGAATGTCCAGGTTGGGCATCTTGAAGAATTACATGGTGTCTGTTACTTCGCTGATCGCCAGCCCGAACCCTCTAACATGGGGTACGCGCTACACTGGGGTTGCGACGACGAAGGAGATGACGGTTTCCGCCTTCGATCTGAACCCGGATGTGGGCACGGTGACGGTTCAGTCTCCTTCTAAGAATTTCGAACTGTCGTTCGATCAAACGGCGTGGAAGTCGTCACTCAACATTCCGTACACGAATGGTTCTTTTACAAAAACCGTGTATGTCCGTTTCAAGCCGTCCGATGCCGTAGATTACAACAAGGTAATCTCGTTTACTCTTGGTTCGTCTACCATCGGTTCTCTAGCCGTATCGGGCAAGGGAGTACCGGCGGGAGCAGGTCTTGATTCTTACGCGTCCTGGTTTAGCTCGGGTTCATCTCTGGCACCCACCACTGATGGAATACTGACGGCAACGGATGCCACAGTAAGAAATCTGACGACCACAGCGACTAAAGTGATGGCAGTCGATGGTCAGGATACGAGCGTAGTCCGCTATGTAGTGGATACCTGGACAACACGTGACAATACAAAATATCTGCAATTCATGGCAACACCGACAGGTTCGTTGAACGCTAACAAAATATCAATGCATTACGCGACAAGCGGCGGTTCGACGGTGCAAGCCGATATGGAGTACTCGACCGACAACATCAAGTGGACGCGCCTCAATGGGAATAAACCCTTGTCTTCAGCGAAAGATGTGATGACATTCGTGGAGTATGACAACCTTGCCATCCGGGTACCATCAGGCAAATCCTTGTATATCCGGATCTACCCGTGGAACACTTCGGGCACAGCGGGTAAATCCCTCGCGTTGTATGGCGTGAAGGTGACAGGTAAAGTCTCCAAGTAA
- a CDS encoding MBL fold metallo-hydrolase, with protein MLLLLVLAVIAVVIYGWLKQPQYVSPEVKPQPENPLFRDGAFHNPIARPTRNQNRIALLYRFLFGKDVGALPDTRLPSEKTDLHQLSKTENVIIWMGHSSYFIQLEGKTFLLDPVFSDNASPVPRTNIAFNGSNVYSPEDVPEIDYLLITHDHWDHLDYPTLNALRGKIRRIVTLTGVGSYFVKWGFPQESITEGDWFSCLKEDGVDIHVLPTQHFSGRLLKHNQTLWGSFALITAQHRLYLGGDSGYGPHYKEIAKHLGGFDIAILECGQYDQNWPHVHMKPEECAQAACDLQAKAVLPGHNSKFKLAHHRWNDPLERISQASENQDWRLMTPRIGERIQVDNPQQTFSQWW; from the coding sequence ATGCTTTTGTTACTCGTTTTGGCTGTGATTGCAGTAGTCATTTATGGTTGGTTAAAACAGCCGCAATATGTTTCGCCAGAAGTGAAACCCCAACCGGAAAATCCACTCTTTCGTGATGGCGCGTTTCATAACCCGATCGCACGCCCGACGAGGAACCAAAATCGAATTGCGCTGCTATATCGTTTTCTTTTCGGTAAAGATGTTGGCGCGTTGCCAGATACCCGCTTGCCGTCGGAAAAAACCGATCTACATCAGTTAAGTAAAACGGAGAACGTCATCATCTGGATGGGACACTCCAGCTACTTTATTCAACTGGAAGGGAAAACCTTTCTGCTGGATCCGGTATTTAGCGACAACGCCTCGCCGGTGCCGCGCACCAATATCGCCTTCAACGGCAGTAATGTGTATTCACCGGAAGACGTCCCCGAAATCGACTATCTGCTGATCACTCACGACCATTGGGATCATCTGGATTACCCCACGCTGAACGCGCTACGCGGAAAAATCCGCCGTATCGTCACGTTAACCGGCGTAGGTTCCTATTTTGTGAAATGGGGCTTTCCCCAGGAAAGCATTACAGAAGGTGACTGGTTCAGTTGCCTGAAAGAGGACGGGGTAGACATTCATGTGCTTCCTACGCAGCATTTTTCCGGTCGGCTCCTCAAGCATAATCAAACGCTGTGGGGCTCATTTGCGCTGATAACAGCACAGCACCGCCTGTATCTCGGTGGAGATAGTGGTTATGGCCCACATTATAAAGAGATCGCCAAACATCTGGGTGGATTCGATATCGCGATACTGGAATGCGGGCAGTACGATCAAAACTGGCCCCATGTTCATATGAAGCCGGAAGAGTGTGCACAGGCAGCCTGCGATTTACAGGCCAAAGCGGTATTACCGGGTCACAACAGTAAATTTAAGCTGGCACACCACCGCTGGAACGATCCGCTAGAGCGGATTTCGCAGGCGAGTGAAAATCAAGACTGGCGGTTGATGACGCCTCGTATTGGTGAACGCATCCAGGTTGATAACCCGCAACAGACCTTTAGTCAGTGGTGGTAG
- a CDS encoding RNA ligase family protein, with amino-acid sequence MYLHSIPLLKYPRTPHLEGSRLQPGDDASDQIALKALAGRYVVIEEKIDGANSGVSFNETAELLLQSRGHYLTGGSRERQFNQFKLWATAHEMRFLELLEDRFVMYGEWAYSKHSVFYDRLPHYFHEFDLYDRRDGIFLSTARRHAMLAGSPVLSVPVIYAGEMPTSPALLWKLVYRSLAKSPNWKTTFESTVQRAGLPLALCWQQTDKSDRSEGLYLKVEDDEQVLARYKLVRHDFTQTILDSGSHHSQRPILPNQLAEGVDLYAPCPLVSWEMLGLNTLRSLDALAAAMPNK; translated from the coding sequence ATGTATTTACATTCAATACCGTTATTAAAATATCCACGAACCCCTCATTTGGAAGGTTCGCGTTTACAGCCCGGCGATGATGCGTCGGACCAAATTGCACTGAAAGCGTTAGCAGGCCGTTACGTCGTGATCGAAGAAAAGATCGACGGCGCGAACAGCGGTGTGTCCTTCAATGAAACAGCAGAACTGTTGCTCCAATCGCGCGGCCATTATCTGACTGGCGGTTCGCGGGAACGACAGTTCAACCAGTTCAAGCTCTGGGCCACGGCGCATGAAATGCGTTTTCTTGAGCTACTGGAAGACCGTTTCGTGATGTACGGCGAATGGGCCTACAGCAAGCATTCCGTGTTTTATGACCGTTTGCCGCATTACTTTCACGAATTTGATCTTTACGATCGCCGTGACGGTATTTTTTTATCGACGGCACGCCGACACGCTATGCTGGCCGGTTCGCCCGTGTTATCCGTTCCGGTGATCTATGCCGGGGAGATGCCAACTAGCCCGGCATTGCTGTGGAAGCTGGTATATCGTTCGCTGGCAAAAAGCCCGAACTGGAAAACCACGTTTGAATCCACCGTCCAGCGGGCTGGTTTACCGCTCGCGCTGTGCTGGCAACAAACCGATAAATCGGACCGTTCGGAAGGCCTTTATCTAAAGGTTGAGGATGATGAACAGGTACTGGCTCGCTACAAGCTGGTGCGCCATGACTTCACCCAGACCATTTTGGACAGCGGCTCGCATCATTCCCAACGCCCTATTTTGCCGAATCAACTGGCTGAAGGCGTTGATCTGTACGCCCCTTGTCCAC